In Borreliella burgdorferi B31, the sequence CAATCCGGTAATGACTGGTGAACATATCTCATTAAACGGTGGAATACTAACATCCTTATATAAGGATATGCTTTCTTTACTTAAAATGACTGTTTTTGGCAATACTATGCTACGTTTTGACGCGCATCTTGTAAAAGAACAACTAGCCAATAGAATACAAGCACAAGTCCCTTTTAGTATCTATAGTCCAACTTTTGGACTTAAAGAATTAGCTGTAATTACAAGTCTTTCGTTTAAAGATACTCCTTTCATTGACGAAGTTGAGGTTAGTCTGTCAATAGAAATAGTAAAAACATTCGCATTAGAAAAATATAAAGGATAAAAAATGCTGTTACTACAATATGATTTTAAAATTGAGTTCTACAATGTAGATACATCAAAAAAATCAATTGATAGAATTCCTTTTGCCGAAGAAATTCCTAAAATTATAATCAATACACAAGATGGAATTCATATTGATATTTCAATATCCAACGTGTATTCAAATATTCATACTATAAGTTCCAAACAAGCAAAAGTCGTACTTTGGAATCTTCCCTTAGACTTCACCGACGACATTAAATTTGGAGATATAGTAAAAATATATTATAAGAAATTTGCTCATGAAAAAAATTTTGATTTCATAATGGCAGGAACTTTAGGACCTCCTATGAGCACTGATTATCCGGGTGGGGATTTTAGTGTAGATCTTGATGTTCGTTTATTAACTAAAAGCAACTTCTTCAATCGTAAGTTAGCAGGCAAAGAAGGCAAAAACTTTAAAGGCAAAACGGTGCAGGAGGCAATAGAATCTGTATTTCCCAATCGCAATATCCTTAATATGGATGAAAAAGATTGTCTTAAAATTATTGACAAAGATATTTATGCCACAACACCAAAAGAGTTTATTGACAAAATAAAAGGAACATATGTTCATAACGTAATAGCCGATATTGGTACTGGTTTACGGGGATATGAATGCTATCTGATATTTACTAATTATATAAAAAAGGGGGAAAATGTCCACTACGAGGCATTAGAAGACTATGGGCTTGAATTTATACCACAACAAGAAATTACTTTGGGCACAACACTCAAAAAAAATCTTATATTTTGGAACGCAAAAACATTTTTCACACATAAGTTAAATGTTGGAGATAAAGTCTCATTTATTGATGGACTAGGGAAAATGATAAAAACCACTATAAAAGAAACAAGTGCAAGGCTTAGCAATACAGGAGAGTGTTCATTAATATTAAAGTTAGAAGATGATTCTAATACAAAACGTAAAAAATAAAGGGGACTAGAATTAGAATGAATGAAGACTATGAAATTTACAGAATGAATCAACGCCTTTATGGCCAGGCATTGGCTCAAGAAGACCTTAAAAATTGGATTTATTCAAACATTTTTATAATTAAAATTGGCACTGTAAAGGAGTTTAAACATCAAACTCAAGAAGCTATTGTTACAATACCCGAATTTGAAGATTTAGAAATTCACACAAAAAATATCTCTAATATCAGTTTAGAACTATCAAAAGGTGATTGCGTTTTACTACTTCAATCAAGCATTAATATTTTTGATAAAAATAACGATATTCACTTTGACAAACATCATTTTTATATACTTAGTGCAATTAGCCCAAAGACTTTAAATCTAATCTCTGATACTGTTAAAATTAAAGCAAACAATAACATTGAAATAGCTAACCAAACAACTAGCTTAAAAACAATTCTCAAAAATATTGTAAGTGCTATTGAGGGTATAAAAGTCGTACCCGCACAAGGAGGCCCAGCAATTGAATCAGTCAGTCTAAAAATAGCAACCACTAAAATTAATTCTGATATTAATAGTTTGTTTAAGTAATTTTTGCTAAATATGGTATAATTACTAGTATGGATTTAAGATTAGGCAATAATTTCGAATTGGTATTTAATAACGATTTATCACTTGTTGATGGAATTGATGAACAAAAACAAAGATTTTTGATATTTTTAAACACCTTAAGGGGTAGTTTAAGCTATGCTCCTCATTGGGGACTGGACTATTTCTTGCTTTTAAAACTGTTAAAAATTAACAATCTTCACGCTGTAAAAAATTATTTTCACGAAATATCTAAAGAACTTAACTTAGATTTAATAAATATTTCAACTACTATACAAGACAACAAAGCACACATATCCTTTTTTTTCTCAGGCGATGTTTTGAATATGGAGTTTAATTTATGAGTATAGTTTTTGATTCTGATTTTGGCATTTTAAAACGTACAATTAAGGATATTGTAAGATCGAAAAGAGAATATTTGCGTGTAAATTATGGGATTAATATTGATGATAACCAAAGCTCAATTTATAACATTATTGCGTCTTCTTTAGCATTAATTGAAGAAGAAATAATTAATAAGCTTAATCTCTTTTTTTCTAAAATGAAACCGGGTGGCACTTATTGGGCTGCTATTGAAGAACACATTTCTTCTAAAAGCACAACTTACAGCGCGGTTCGCACTGCTTTACTTAATCTTGATGGGGTTGAGCATACTAATATTAAAAGTGCAGCTGGTAAAGCCAACATATATCTAATTTTAAAGGAAACTTTACTAGACGATAGTAAATCTAATATTAATAGTCCTAAATTTAAAGCAAAACTTTGGGAGACATTATATCTAACAACTCCTAGTGGGACTTTACTTGAGGGAGACATCGAAATTGATGGCCTCAATTCAACTGGACAACGGAAATCCTATAAAATATCGCTAGGGAAAAGAAAATATGTTTATATGAAAGTAAAGTATAAACTTGACCTTAAAAACTACCTCTACTTAAATATTGACTCTCAAATTAGGGATATATATTCTAGGATTATTTCAAATAACTATTCTGATATGGGAATCAGCTTTGAATATCAAGACTTTTTTGCTCCAGTTAATGAAGTTAAAGGAATTAAGTTTATGGAAATAAGTGCTTGTATTAAAGATACAGACACTGAGAGTATTACAAAAATTGGTGATAGCGATTTTAAAAAAAATCAAGATATTGCCATTAATGATGACACAATGCTACTTTTCAATATGACAGATAGATTGCTTATTGATATTGGATAGTTAACAAATATGAAAATACCCAATCTTTTCAAAAACACCGAAATTCATAAATTTATACGTACAGAAACAGAATATGCACAAGCATTGCTTAATGAACTTAAGTCCCTTAATTCCAACTTCATATCCATTAATGTAATAGAAAATATAAAATCAAGATATATTGCAATATGGATATCTCAAGTTTTATCTATCTTTTATGCAAAAACTCAAACTTTACAAAGTATTACAAGCAATATTAATAGTGTTATTTTTGCTTTACGTCATATTGGCACTGACGAGTCATTTAGACTGATTTTCAAGACCTTTTTAAATGTGGACATTGAAGTTACTACTCCTGAAGCTGGGGTTATTGATATCTCTTTAAAAGGGGTAATAAAAACAAACTTTACTACATTTATTTCGCCTAGCACTAAGAAAGGAAAACGACTAAAAAAGATAATTCTTAGAGAAAAGAAGCCGGGATACGCTGCATCTAAAAAAGCTTTGGTATTTAACTCACTTCCTAAAGGCTATGATCATTCAATTTATGCTTTTATAAAGGGAATTATTCCTATTGGTAGAGTTCTCAAAATTAATAATACAGATGGTAACAATATTATAACTTTTAACAACTAAGGAGGTTTTATGGCTGATGATCAAGAAAAATTACTAATTGATGAAGAAGAAACGGTTCAAATAAAAGATTTAAATAAGGTTACGACCGTTAACGATACTGATCTTTTACTGCTTGATAATGGAGCTGCAAGCAGTAATGCTATCACCTTTAAAAACTTTTTAGATGCTTCTAAAGACAAAATATTTAAAGGAGAAGGATTAGACTATTTTAAGCAGATAATTAAGTCTACAATTGCCGAAGAACTTGCAGCTGATAAAGATTTTGTAGAAAAAATTTATGCTAAAATAACGGACAAATTAATTAACAACGATTCTACTAATATTTCTAACCTTTTTAGTAAAATCAAATCGCGCCTTACAGATAGCATATCATCAGCCACTTTATCTAAAAGTGATGATCTTTTGATAATGCCTTCATCAGATACTATTCAAAAAACACCCGTTCCTAAACATATACTTGGAGTACCATCAAATTTTACTTATGGCAGCATAACTAGAAGTACTACACTTTATCCTTCTGACTATGAGAATAAAGCGATATCTATTAATATGGAAGACAATGATGATGTAACTCTTATTTTTTACAAAAATTACGATAATGATCCCATTTATCTTGATATTGAGATTCAAGTAAAAATCAATGATAATAGGATGCAGAAAAAATCATTAAAACTTATGTATTCTGATGAAATTACATACAATTGGGTTTATGAAATTACGGGCCCTCGCGGACTATTCACCAGAACTCCCATTTATAACGGATGGTATATCCAAAAAAGAGCCTACATGTATGGAGATTCAGTCCCAGATCTTTTAAAACTGTAAGCTTTTTTAGCAAAAATTACGATTTTGATATATAATGTATATACAAATAAAAAATTAAAATAAAGGATTAAAAAATGGATACTATTAAATTAACAGAACTTCTTATCAATTTAAACGAAATTAAACTTATAGCCGTAATGATTTTTGTAACAGTGTTGGTTTTAGGAGTATTAATTCTTCTCAAGCCTTTACTAAAAGACATATTGACTATTGTAATAGGCAAGATTTTTAAGAATGGTAATGGTAATGGCAAAAATCACATTAAAAAAAGAGATTAACTTATGAAATTATCCAAAGATAATGTTGAGCTTGGACTTACGTCTTTATCAACCCTTATTGATATATTTTCTAAATTTGAAGATGAATTTGATGAAATTGCACATAAAGGATTCTTTTTGGTTTATGAGCTGTATTCTCATTATAAATTAATCTATACAGCAAATATGGAAAGACTTGAGAGTGCATTAACCCCAGCAATAAATAAAGCACTAGCTCCATTAAATGAAAAAATCAATCAATGCATTGACTTAGTTAATTCTGATGAAAAAAATCTCAAAATATCTAATGATCTGAAATTCAATCAGGAAGGAAAACCTATCTATAAGGAAAGAACAAATAATGCAAAATAACACTATTGGTTTAGGACTTAATTTACTATCCAGCTTAACTAACATAGCTA encodes:
- a CDS encoding DUF693 family protein, with protein sequence MLLLQYDFKIEFYNVDTSKKSIDRIPFAEEIPKIIINTQDGIHIDISISNVYSNIHTISSKQAKVVLWNLPLDFTDDIKFGDIVKIYYKKFAHEKNFDFIMAGTLGPPMSTDYPGGDFSVDLDVRLLTKSNFFNRKLAGKEGKNFKGKTVQEAIESVFPNRNILNMDEKDCLKIIDKDIYATTPKEFIDKIKGTYVHNVIADIGTGLRGYECYLIFTNYIKKGENVHYEALEDYGLEFIPQQEITLGTTLKKNLIFWNAKTFFTHKLNVGDKVSFIDGLGKMIKTTIKETSARLSNTGECSLILKLEDDSNTKRKK
- a CDS encoding DUF777 family protein, which gives rise to MNEDYEIYRMNQRLYGQALAQEDLKNWIYSNIFIIKIGTVKEFKHQTQEAIVTIPEFEDLEIHTKNISNISLELSKGDCVLLLQSSINIFDKNNDIHFDKHHFYILSAISPKTLNLISDTVKIKANNNIEIANQTTSLKTILKNIVSAIEGIKVVPAQGGPAIESVSLKIATTKINSDINSLFK
- a CDS encoding DUF2634 domain-containing protein, which translates into the protein MDLRLGNNFELVFNNDLSLVDGIDEQKQRFLIFLNTLRGSLSYAPHWGLDYFLLLKLLKINNLHAVKNYFHEISKELNLDLINISTTIQDNKAHISFFFSGDVLNMEFNL
- a CDS encoding DUF276 domain-containing protein encodes the protein MSIVFDSDFGILKRTIKDIVRSKREYLRVNYGINIDDNQSSIYNIIASSLALIEEEIINKLNLFFSKMKPGGTYWAAIEEHISSKSTTYSAVRTALLNLDGVEHTNIKSAAGKANIYLILKETLLDDSKSNINSPKFKAKLWETLYLTTPSGTLLEGDIEIDGLNSTGQRKSYKISLGKRKYVYMKVKYKLDLKNYLYLNIDSQIRDIYSRIISNNYSDMGISFEYQDFFAPVNEVKGIKFMEISACIKDTDTESITKIGDSDFKKNQDIAINDDTMLLFNMTDRLLIDIG
- a CDS encoding DUF735 family protein, whose amino-acid sequence is MKIPNLFKNTEIHKFIRTETEYAQALLNELKSLNSNFISINVIENIKSRYIAIWISQVLSIFYAKTQTLQSITSNINSVIFALRHIGTDESFRLIFKTFLNVDIEVTTPEAGVIDISLKGVIKTNFTTFISPSTKKGKRLKKIILREKKPGYAASKKALVFNSLPKGYDHSIYAFIKGIIPIGRVLKINNTDGNNIITFNN
- a CDS encoding DUF685 domain-containing protein, with the translated sequence MADDQEKLLIDEEETVQIKDLNKVTTVNDTDLLLLDNGAASSNAITFKNFLDASKDKIFKGEGLDYFKQIIKSTIAEELAADKDFVEKIYAKITDKLINNDSTNISNLFSKIKSRLTDSISSATLSKSDDLLIMPSSDTIQKTPVPKHILGVPSNFTYGSITRSTTLYPSDYENKAISINMEDNDDVTLIFYKNYDNDPIYLDIEIQVKINDNRMQKKSLKLMYSDEITYNWVYEITGPRGLFTRTPIYNGWYIQKRAYMYGDSVPDLLKL
- the blyA gene encoding holin BlyA, with the translated sequence MDTIKLTELLINLNEIKLIAVMIFVTVLVLGVLILLKPLLKDILTIVIGKIFKNGNGNGKNHIKKRD
- a CDS encoding BlyB family putative holin accessory protein codes for the protein MKLSKDNVELGLTSLSTLIDIFSKFEDEFDEIAHKGFFLVYELYSHYKLIYTANMERLESALTPAINKALAPLNEKINQCIDLVNSDEKNLKISNDLKFNQEGKPIYKERTNNAK